A window from Candidatus Arthromitus sp. SFB-rat-Yit encodes these proteins:
- the cysS gene encoding cysteine--tRNA ligase codes for MKIFNTLTRIKEEFKPINKEIVNMYVCGPTVYDLFHLGNARTFIFFDCVRRYLEYNGYSVNYIQNFTDIDDKIINKSIKENRTICEISNKYIEEYYVDSDRLNIKRATQNPRATDCIEDMINLISKLMYSGFAYEIDGDVYFSVREFGSYGKLFGQDINTLKSGSRIKINKNKKDALDFILWKKNKENEPGYDSPWGIGRPGWHTECCSMIYKYFDGDTIDIHGGGIDLVFPHHENEIAQIEVLENKKLANYWMHCSFLNVGNEKMSKSLENFFTIREILNRYTGDVIRFFLLSVHYRNNISFDEEYMESANKSLSRIKKVYFNLINFKECDNVNKNECLDDIRKYHSTFIDKMNDDFNTADAISVIFEFVKYVNKYITNFNSLELSESIKIFDSFFDIFGLTYKEIEEFKEIENDVKEMVKKRMQFKQKKQFDQADIIRDELVKRGYILEDINDGTRIKDINNNLIYIVLV; via the coding sequence ATGAAAATATTTAATACGCTGACTAGAATTAAGGAAGAATTTAAACCAATTAATAAGGAAATTGTAAACATGTATGTTTGCGGTCCAACCGTGTATGATTTATTTCATTTAGGTAACGCCAGAACATTTATATTTTTTGATTGCGTTAGACGATATCTTGAATACAATGGATATTCAGTAAATTATATTCAGAATTTTACTGATATAGATGATAAGATAATAAATAAATCTATTAAAGAGAATAGAACTATATGTGAGATATCTAATAAATACATAGAAGAATATTATGTTGATTCTGATAGATTAAATATAAAGAGAGCTACTCAAAATCCTAGAGCTACTGATTGTATAGAGGATATGATTAACTTAATATCAAAATTGATGTATAGTGGATTTGCTTATGAAATAGATGGAGATGTTTATTTTTCTGTTAGAGAATTTGGAAGTTATGGGAAATTATTTGGACAAGATATAAATACATTAAAATCTGGATCCAGAATAAAAATAAATAAAAATAAGAAGGATGCATTAGATTTTATATTATGGAAGAAAAATAAGGAAAATGAACCAGGGTATGATTCTCCTTGGGGTATAGGTAGACCTGGATGGCATACAGAATGTTGTTCTATGATATATAAATATTTTGATGGTGATACCATAGATATACACGGTGGTGGCATAGATTTAGTATTTCCGCATCATGAAAATGAAATAGCCCAAATTGAGGTGTTGGAAAATAAAAAATTGGCTAATTATTGGATGCATTGTTCTTTTCTGAATGTAGGTAATGAAAAAATGTCTAAATCATTAGAAAATTTTTTTACTATAAGAGAAATTTTAAATAGATATACAGGTGATGTTATAAGATTTTTTTTATTATCAGTTCATTATAGGAATAATATCTCATTTGATGAAGAATACATGGAATCTGCTAATAAATCATTATCTAGAATAAAAAAAGTATATTTTAATCTTATAAATTTTAAAGAATGTGATAATGTAAATAAGAATGAATGTTTAGATGATATTAGAAAATATCATAGTACATTTATAGATAAAATGAATGATGATTTTAATACTGCGGATGCAATATCGGTTATTTTTGAATTTGTTAAGTATGTTAATAAATATATAACAAATTTTAATAGTTTGGAATTAAGCGAAAGTATAAAAATTTTTGATAGTTTTTTTGATATTTTTGGATTGACTTATAAAGAAATTGAAGAATTTAAAGAAATAGAAAATGATGTAAAAGAGATGGTAAAAAAAAGAATGCAATTTAAACAAAAAAAACAATTTGATCAGGCGGATATAATAAGAGACGAATTAGTGAAAAGAGGTTACATATTAGAAGATATAAATGATGGAACTAGAATTAAGGATATAAATAATAATTTAATATATATAGTATTAGTATAA
- the ispD gene encoding 2-C-methyl-D-erythritol 4-phosphate cytidylyltransferase yields the protein MYKNSDCILLAAGRSRRMNSEINKQFMEINNKPVLYYSLNKILNNKYIDNIYLVLEDIYIEYCKKNILNKWFSGIDKIKIVIGGENRQDSVYNALNIVHGEYVLIHDAARPFLSDECISNAVKYANEYGASSCYVTPNDTIKFNNDSEIKTLKREKLLIIQTPQCFKKSKLICAYNYINKHGINVTDESSALDLIGEKTYFYLGNRLNIKITNKEDIYIGESIQRLF from the coding sequence ATGTATAAAAACTCAGATTGTATACTTTTAGCGGCTGGAAGATCGAGACGTATGAATTCTGAAATAAATAAACAGTTTATGGAAATTAATAATAAACCTGTATTATATTATTCTTTAAATAAAATCTTAAATAATAAGTATATAGATAATATATATTTAGTTTTAGAAGATATTTATATAGAATATTGTAAAAAAAATATACTTAATAAGTGGTTTTCTGGTATTGATAAAATAAAAATAGTTATTGGAGGAGAAAATAGGCAAGATTCTGTTTATAATGCATTAAATATAGTTCATGGTGAGTATGTATTAATACATGATGCTGCTAGACCTTTTTTAAGTGATGAATGTATAAGTAATGCTGTTAAGTATGCCAATGAATATGGTGCCTCATCTTGTTATGTAACTCCAAATGATACGATAAAATTTAACAATGATAGTGAAATTAAAACCTTAAAAAGAGAAAAGTTATTAATAATTCAAACTCCCCAATGCTTTAAAAAAAGCAAATTGATTTGTGCTTATAATTATATAAATAAACATGGAATTAATGTAACTGATGAAAGTAGCGCGTTAGATTTAATTGGAGAAAAGACATATTTTTATTTAGGAAACAGACTTAATATTAAAATCACTAATAAAGAAGATATTTATATTGGAGAATCAATTCAAAGATTATTTTAG
- a CDS encoding ATP-dependent Clp protease ATP-binding subunit, which yields MFEKLTERARKVISYSGDDALKLGHGFIGTEHILLGLLREDGPAQKILNSFDVYYDDIFKEIRTILSPGEIEIKNSEIPLTPRTKKVIESSIDEAKKLGHNHVSPEHILLSIINETDGVAYKILDKKGVSIVKIWNQTINALNVTIDIQNPHEKEQQLKNLPTPVLDQHGRDLTKLANEGKLDPVIGRDIETQRVLEILCRRIKNNPCLIGDPGVGKTAIIEGLAQKITEGNIPEILKNKRVVTLDLSSLIAGTKYRGEFEERLKKIMEEIKKSKNIILFIDEIHTIIGAGGAEGAIDASNILKPALARGEIQCIGATTIDEYRKYIEKDTALERRFQPIFVGEPNEDETIDILMGIRDKYETHHKVKITDEAIRFAVSLSVRFIPDRYLPDKAIDLIDEAAAKIRVRNLTVPIEVKEIEEEIAKVGKEKQEAITLEDFEKAASLRDKEQKLKERLENSKEKWKVEKYDKEFILTEQELASVVASWTKIPVEKLTQTESEKLLKLEEMLKNRVIDQNEAVTSVAKAVKRGRVGIKDPKRPIGSFIFLGPTGVGKTELCKALSDIVFGSEENIIRFDMSEFMEKHTVSKIIGSPPGYIGFQEGGQLTEKVRRSPYSIILFDEIEKAHPDIFNIMLQILEDGHLTDSNGKRVSFKNTIIILTSNIGADIINKNSSLGFINHKNNEEEIYTKMKNNVLSELKKNFRPEFLNRLDDVIVFKPLDKKSLTKILDKMLLDFNIRVSSQDISINFSEDVKNYILDNSLSEKYGARPLRRSITKYIEDTLSDQILLGNIKSGDNVEAVLKDNEIFYFKKP from the coding sequence ATGTTTGAAAAATTAACTGAAAGGGCTAGAAAGGTTATAAGCTATTCGGGTGATGATGCACTAAAGTTGGGTCATGGATTTATAGGAACAGAACATATATTACTTGGTTTACTAAGAGAGGATGGACCTGCACAGAAAATTTTAAATTCTTTTGATGTATATTATGATGATATATTTAAGGAAATTAGAACTATTTTATCTCCAGGAGAGATAGAAATAAAAAATAGTGAGATACCATTAACACCTAGGACTAAAAAGGTTATAGAGAGCAGTATAGATGAGGCTAAGAAATTAGGGCATAATCATGTATCTCCTGAACATATACTACTATCTATTATAAATGAAACTGACGGAGTTGCTTATAAGATACTAGATAAAAAAGGTGTGTCCATAGTAAAAATATGGAACCAAACTATAAATGCCCTTAATGTTACAATTGATATACAAAATCCACACGAAAAAGAACAACAACTTAAAAATTTACCGACACCTGTATTGGATCAGCATGGCAGAGATCTTACAAAATTGGCTAATGAAGGGAAATTAGATCCTGTTATAGGAAGAGATATAGAAACACAAAGAGTTCTTGAAATATTGTGTAGAAGAATAAAAAATAATCCATGTTTAATAGGTGATCCGGGAGTTGGTAAAACAGCTATTATCGAGGGGTTAGCACAAAAAATAACAGAAGGTAATATACCGGAGATATTGAAAAATAAACGTGTTGTGACCTTAGATTTATCTTCTTTGATTGCTGGAACAAAATACAGAGGAGAATTTGAGGAAAGATTAAAGAAAATAATGGAAGAGATAAAAAAATCCAAAAATATAATTTTGTTTATAGATGAGATACATACAATAATTGGTGCTGGTGGAGCCGAGGGAGCTATAGATGCATCTAATATATTAAAACCAGCCTTAGCTAGAGGAGAAATACAGTGTATAGGAGCCACAACTATTGATGAATATAGAAAATATATAGAAAAAGATACGGCTTTAGAACGAAGATTTCAACCCATATTTGTTGGAGAACCTAATGAGGATGAAACGATAGATATATTAATGGGTATAAGAGATAAATATGAAACTCATCATAAAGTAAAAATTACTGATGAAGCTATAAGGTTTGCGGTTAGTCTATCTGTTAGATTTATCCCAGATAGATATTTACCAGATAAAGCTATAGATTTAATTGATGAGGCTGCTGCAAAAATAAGGGTTAGAAATTTAACAGTACCTATTGAAGTTAAAGAAATAGAAGAGGAAATAGCAAAAGTTGGTAAGGAAAAGCAAGAAGCGATAACTTTAGAAGATTTTGAGAAGGCAGCTTCGCTTAGGGATAAAGAACAGAAACTTAAAGAAAGATTGGAAAATTCAAAAGAGAAGTGGAAAGTTGAAAAATATGACAAGGAATTTATACTTACTGAGCAGGAGTTAGCGTCTGTTGTAGCAAGCTGGACTAAGATACCAGTTGAAAAATTAACACAAACAGAATCGGAAAAATTATTAAAATTAGAGGAAATGTTAAAAAATAGAGTAATAGATCAAAATGAGGCTGTAACATCTGTTGCTAAGGCTGTTAAACGTGGACGTGTTGGAATTAAGGATCCTAAAAGACCTATTGGTTCATTTATATTTTTAGGGCCTACTGGAGTTGGTAAAACTGAATTGTGTAAGGCTCTATCAGATATTGTTTTTGGAAGTGAAGAGAATATAATAAGATTTGATATGTCTGAATTTATGGAAAAACATACGGTATCAAAGATTATTGGATCACCACCAGGGTATATTGGATTCCAAGAGGGGGGACAATTGACAGAGAAAGTCAGGAGATCACCATATTCTATTATATTATTTGATGAAATAGAGAAGGCTCATCCGGATATATTTAATATAATGCTACAAATTTTAGAAGATGGACATTTAACAGATTCAAATGGGAAGAGAGTTAGTTTTAAAAATACAATAATAATATTAACGTCAAACATAGGAGCAGATATAATTAATAAAAATTCATCATTAGGTTTTATAAATCACAAGAATAATGAAGAAGAAATTTATACTAAAATGAAAAATAATGTTTTGAGTGAGCTTAAGAAAAATTTTAGACCTGAGTTTTTAAATAGATTAGATGATGTGATAGTATTTAAACCGCTGGATAAAAAAAGTCTCACAAAAATATTAGATAAGATGCTACTTGATTTTAATATTAGAGTGTCAAGTCAAGATATATCAATTAATTTTAGTGAAGATGTAAAGAATTATATACTTGATAATAGTTTGAGTGAAAAATATGGGGCTAGGCCATTAAGAAGGTCTATAACTAAATATATTGAGGATACTTTGTCTGACCAAATATTATTAGGAAACATTAAATCTGGAGATAATGTGGAAGCTGTGTTAAAAGACAATGAAATTTTTTATTTTAAGAAGCCTTAA
- a CDS encoding protein arginine kinase → MLSNWINLSSNNSNNFILSSRVRLARNLKGVNFPHKLDDNSAIDVIDKIENGLTGYRYKFKKIKLNDQGKIANNVLLEKHLISNDLIKFSTKSACFINEDQTISIMVNEEDHLRMQFFNSGYNLKEAFDEAMELDDFIERKLDYAFDEKIGYLTTCPTNLGTGMRTSVMMHLPALSMTDQISKVYKALTQIGMTIRGLYGEGSKIDGNIFQISNQITLGVSEKDILNNLHAIVNELIDKERNVRKSLFDDFGIEIKDKIFRSVGILGNCYSITSKEALEYLSYIRLGIEEGILETDICMNGILIGCQPASLQLNISNKMNSKERDIERAKFLRNSIKNIKIIDKN, encoded by the coding sequence ATGTTATCTAATTGGATTAACTTGTCTTCAAATAATTCTAATAATTTTATCCTAAGTAGCAGGGTAAGATTAGCTAGGAATTTAAAAGGTGTAAATTTTCCACATAAACTAGATGATAACAGTGCTATTGATGTAATAGATAAGATTGAAAATGGACTAACTGGATATAGATATAAATTTAAGAAAATAAAATTAAATGATCAAGGTAAAATAGCTAATAACGTATTACTTGAAAAACATTTAATAAGTAATGATTTAATTAAATTTTCTACTAAAAGTGCATGTTTTATAAATGAAGATCAAACTATTAGTATAATGGTTAATGAGGAAGATCATTTAAGGATGCAGTTTTTTAATTCTGGATATAATCTTAAAGAGGCATTTGATGAAGCGATGGAATTAGATGATTTTATAGAGAGAAAATTAGATTATGCTTTCGATGAAAAAATAGGATATTTAACCACGTGTCCGACTAATTTAGGTACTGGTATGAGAACTTCAGTTATGATGCATTTACCTGCACTTTCTATGACTGATCAAATATCAAAAGTATATAAAGCTTTAACTCAAATTGGTATGACTATAAGAGGACTTTATGGAGAAGGGAGTAAGATAGATGGCAATATATTTCAGATATCGAATCAAATAACATTAGGTGTAAGCGAAAAAGATATATTAAACAATTTGCATGCTATAGTTAATGAGTTAATAGATAAGGAGCGTAATGTAAGAAAGTCATTATTTGATGATTTTGGAATTGAGATAAAAGACAAAATATTTAGAAGTGTTGGTATATTGGGTAATTGTTATTCTATAACATCTAAGGAAGCTTTAGAATATTTGTCATATATAAGGCTTGGTATTGAGGAAGGTATATTAGAAACTGATATTTGTATGAATGGGATACTTATAGGATGTCAACCAGCATCTTTACAATTAAATATAAGTAATAAGATGAATTCTAAAGAAAGGGATATTGAGAGAGCTAAATTCTTGAGAAATTCTATTAAAAATATAAAGATAATAGATAAAAATTAA
- a CDS encoding UvrB/UvrC motif-containing protein, with the protein MEKCERCNKYKANVHIIKVFDGIKKELNICEKCAKELGEFNLNYMVNAEDAFSLNILGGLIEYFNNNQQSSVIKINDSKCIKCGTTYAEFKNSGLLGCDECYNQFIKILTIFIKRVQNSSEHIGKVPSRCGYDVIIKRELIILKDKLQKAILSEEYEKAAELRDAIKKLENKTKEDK; encoded by the coding sequence TTGGAAAAATGTGAAAGGTGTAATAAATATAAAGCAAATGTTCACATAATTAAAGTTTTTGATGGTATAAAAAAAGAGCTTAATATATGTGAAAAATGTGCAAAAGAGCTTGGGGAATTTAATTTAAATTATATGGTAAATGCAGAAGATGCATTTTCTTTAAATATTTTGGGGGGGCTGATAGAATATTTTAATAACAATCAGCAATCATCAGTAATAAAAATAAATGATTCGAAATGCATTAAGTGCGGTACAACTTATGCTGAATTTAAAAACAGCGGTTTATTAGGGTGTGACGAATGTTATAATCAGTTTATAAAAATATTAACTATTTTTATAAAAAGAGTACAAAATAGTTCGGAGCATATTGGTAAGGTGCCGTCTAGATGTGGTTATGATGTGATTATTAAAAGAGAATTGATTATTTTAAAAGATAAATTACAAAAAGCTATTTTATCAGAGGAGTATGAAAAGGCTGCAGAATTGAGAGATGCTATAAAAAAATTAGAAAATAAAACTAAGGAGGATAAGTAA
- a CDS encoding 4Fe-4S binding protein: MAFNISDECIGCGACAADCPVMCISQKDDGRYKINPEECIDCGTCAGICPVSAISQE, from the coding sequence ATGGCTTTTAATATTAGTGATGAATGCATAGGATGTGGAGCCTGTGCGGCGGATTGTCCTGTTATGTGCATATCTCAAAAAGATGATGGGAGATATAAGATAAATCCAGAAGAATGCATAGATTGCGGAACATGTGCAGGAATATGTCCTGTTAGTGCTATAAGTCAAGAATAA
- a CDS encoding PSP1 domain-containing protein, whose amino-acid sequence MRCVIGARFKKVGKIYYFSCEEFEVNVGDYIIVETSRGIEYGKCVIGMKDVDDNTLSNPLKKCIRIATEEDKKIYHENKKKGKEAFDIANKKIRELDLKMNLVEVEYTFDNNKIIFYFIADGRVDFRNLVKNLASIFKVRIELRQIGVRDEAKSVGGIGTCGRTLCCSTFLGDFTSVSIKMAKEQDLSLNPSKISGMCGRLMCCLKYEQDTYDYIKNKMPRIGYIVDTKFGRAEVIGLSILKERVKVRIMLNQYEEVIRDIEINDITAYISKNNEFDNNTATYFINDIL is encoded by the coding sequence ATGAGATGTGTAATAGGTGCAAGATTTAAGAAGGTAGGAAAAATATATTATTTTTCTTGTGAAGAATTTGAGGTAAATGTTGGAGACTATATTATTGTAGAAACATCAAGAGGTATTGAATATGGAAAATGTGTTATAGGAATGAAAGATGTTGATGATAACACTTTAAGTAATCCTTTAAAAAAATGTATAAGGATTGCTACGGAAGAAGATAAAAAGATTTATCACGAAAATAAAAAAAAGGGGAAAGAAGCTTTTGATATAGCTAACAAAAAAATAAGAGAACTAGACTTAAAAATGAATTTGGTTGAAGTTGAATATACATTTGATAATAATAAGATAATTTTTTATTTTATTGCCGATGGAAGAGTTGATTTTAGAAATTTAGTTAAAAATCTTGCTTCAATTTTTAAAGTTAGAATAGAGTTAAGACAAATTGGAGTGAGAGATGAAGCAAAGAGTGTTGGTGGGATAGGAACTTGTGGGAGAACTTTATGTTGTTCGACTTTTCTTGGTGATTTTACATCTGTTTCTATAAAAATGGCAAAAGAACAAGATTTATCGTTGAATCCAAGTAAGATATCTGGAATGTGTGGTAGACTTATGTGTTGTTTGAAATATGAGCAGGATACATATGATTATATAAAAAATAAAATGCCTAGGATTGGATATATAGTCGATACCAAATTTGGTAGGGCTGAAGTAATTGGATTAAGTATATTGAAAGAAAGAGTTAAAGTTAGAATTATGCTTAATCAATATGAAGAAGTTATAAGAGATATAGAGATAAATGATATAACAGCATATATTTCTAAAAATAATGAATTTGACAATAATACTGCAACTTATTTTATAAATGATATTTTGTAA
- a CDS encoding DNA polymerase III subunit delta' codes for MEILDKIFKNLSLSQSYIFLCDNLEFIDKISLEFAYKIVGSRTNVIGDSVVFFKNYNKSITINDVRLIKSEIMKKPIYCENKVVLISNSDKMTIESQNAILKTLEDHNKNIFIVLMITDMKKILNTIISRCVVVNFNSILKYDYHNISRIYNNKDSEKIYELIINALINFKICKFSDFNENIINLATYKDKLDIIIDMIYMFIRDIYIYIKTKNGDMISNIKFLPYIVELDRFLKNFNIEEAVYDLGKFKNRVKLNINFELSFRVFIFGIGGNI; via the coding sequence ATGGAAATATTAGACAAGATCTTTAAGAATTTAAGCTTATCACAATCTTACATTTTTTTGTGCGATAATTTAGAGTTTATAGACAAAATTTCTTTAGAATTTGCATATAAAATTGTTGGAAGTAGAACAAATGTCATAGGTGATAGTGTAGTATTTTTTAAGAATTATAATAAATCGATTACTATAAATGATGTTAGATTAATTAAATCTGAGATAATGAAGAAACCTATTTATTGTGAAAATAAAGTAGTATTAATAAGCAATTCTGATAAGATGACTATAGAATCACAGAATGCTATTTTGAAAACACTGGAAGATCATAATAAAAATATATTTATAGTATTAATGATTACTGATATGAAAAAAATTTTAAATACAATAATTTCTAGGTGTGTAGTTGTAAACTTCAATTCTATTTTAAAGTACGATTATCATAATATCAGTAGAATATATAACAATAAAGATTCTGAAAAAATATATGAACTTATAATAAATGCATTAATTAATTTTAAAATATGTAAATTCAGCGATTTTAATGAAAATATAATTAATTTAGCTACATATAAGGATAAATTAGATATAATAATAGATATGATATACATGTTTATTAGGGATATATATATATATATTAAGACAAAAAATGGTGACATGATATCCAATATTAAGTTTTTACCATATATAGTAGAACTTGATAGATTTTTGAAAAATTTCAATATAGAAGAGGCTGTTTATGATTTGGGAAAATTTAAAAATAGAGTTAAATTAAATATTAATTTTGAATTAAGTTTTAGAGTCTTTATATTTGGAATTGGAGGAAACATATGA
- a CDS encoding dTMP kinase, which translates to MIIVFEGLDGSGKETQTKLIEKRLNDIGIKTVRIGFPNYSNKYSIFVKEYLNGNFGSDLNPYLISTFFGLDRFGVYKNEMIRYIRQGYIIVCDRYIYSNLIYQGSFISDVEDRNKFFEWVLDFEYGICGLPKEDMTFFMDLSIDINLDIIKKRCNKDIYEKDYDFMIKCYETAKHLRDRYNFINIKCDDGENLFSILDINESIYNRILDKIKRKD; encoded by the coding sequence ATGATAATAGTATTTGAAGGACTTGATGGTAGTGGCAAGGAAACCCAAACAAAGTTAATAGAGAAGAGATTGAATGATATAGGAATAAAAACTGTAAGGATAGGATTTCCAAATTATAGCAATAAATATTCGATATTCGTTAAAGAATATTTAAATGGTAATTTTGGTAGCGATTTAAATCCTTATTTAATTTCTACATTTTTTGGTTTGGATAGATTTGGGGTATATAAGAATGAAATGATTAGATACATAAGGCAGGGTTATATTATAGTATGCGATAGATATATATATTCAAATTTAATATATCAGGGAAGTTTTATAAGTGATGTGGAAGATAGGAACAAATTTTTTGAATGGGTATTGGATTTTGAATATGGTATATGTGGATTACCTAAAGAAGACATGACGTTTTTTATGGATTTATCTATAGATATAAATTTGGATATAATAAAGAAAAGATGCAATAAAGATATTTATGAAAAAGATTATGATTTTATGATTAAGTGTTATGAAACTGCTAAACATTTGCGGGATAGGTACAATTTTATAAATATAAAGTGTGATGATGGTGAAAACTTATTTTCAATATTAGATATAAATGAAAGTATATACAATAGAATTTTAGATAAGATTAAGCGTAAGGATTAA